CCCTTCCTGAACCTGCTGAGCCCACCAGACCTTATTCACACATAGTCCATGTGTGTTATATAACCTCCCTAATACTTCCTGTGCTTACTgtcatgaagacacacacacacacacacggtcagtCTCAGTGTTGTGCGGACTGAAGGCAGGCTGAGGGACCTGGCTCAGGGCTTTTCCCTCTCTGGCTGCAGTCCTTCATCTGAATCCATCTTTTATGACCCGCGAGGCGTCACCAGGTCTCTGCGAGCGGCCGGTAAaactgtgaaaataaaacattcagcTGCTAATAAGGAGGCAGCGGAGTGTGTCGGGCTCTCCGAGGACCTGACACAAGATTACAGGGAAATATAAAACAGGCGGAGAAGTGGCTGTGCCGCTGTGTTCACACTCATCATGGCGGCAGCCTCGTGAAGCGCTCTTACAGTCGCCTCAGACACTGAATACAGTTACTACAGGACCACAAATGTGACTTAATTATTGTATTTGTTGTGAAATATCTTCAGGCACAGTGTCCTCCTGTTGTTGACAGGGAGCTGTGAAGTACTGCTGTGTGATATGCGGCAGGTTCCGGGTGATACGGACTGGAAGCTGCTCCTGTGATTGTGTGACTTTTTGAACTTTGAGAGTTGATTCTGAGCCTGAAGAAGTGATAAACAGATCAAACCGGACACGCAGCTGTAAAAGCAGGTCTTACTCTTCAACATGAAGGCGGGAACACAGAGGATGTTCTGTGGATGGAACTCTGCAGGTTATCAGGAGGAGCCGAGCGGCGCACAGAGGCAGACTTCATAACAAAAGTCGTCTTTTCAAGTTTTCCTGGCTGCCGGCTGCTGAAAAAGAGACGGAGGCCTGCAGGCGGAGAGTCGGAGGAGAGTGGAGCCGCAAAGTAATTGGCAGCAGAGTGAGGATGAAAGGCGAGCAGCCGACCTGTAGGTGTGCTCTGACTGGCGGCGGCCTCGGCGTGTGCTGCTCAGACCAGGCTCAGGCTCGTCTGATGTGGCTCACATGATGAGGTTAAACCTGTAAACGTACTCCGCCGCCATGAAATGTGCTTCATGAGCCGCAGACTGCAGTGTCACCCGGAGGACGACGGCGTGAGGGTGACGACTGCACGTCTGCTTCCCTCAATCCCCTGAAACTGGAAGAGCTGCACTATTAAACCCCCTccgatgctgtgtgtgtgtgtgtgtgtgtgtgttgcatattTTCACTTTGTAATTTGCTCTCTCTGTAGCATCTCCTCAGCATATGTTTACTGTGGTGCAGCCAGAATGTACACTCCTACACACTtcctcccccacacacacacacacaaacacacacacagacacacacacacacagctttggaGGTTAACAGGTGTTCaggcagtctctctctctctctctctctctctctctctctccctctctctcttaaaACACAGAGCTCAACTTCACCTCCTACATTTTTTAACTCTTTCATGAAGAAAACATCTGTGtaacaaaacatattttcatttacaataaattcaGATTCTGCAGGTCATCGAACTCCAACAGACGAAGAAATAAAGTTCTATAAAATGCACATAGACAGTCAAACAGTGAACTCTTCATCACAAACAATGactgaacaaaaacactgagctTTATTTTTCCAATCTTCCTTGAATGCATCGTATTTGACGGGATGTTTTATGATCCTGATGTTACCTCATGATAGAACTCAGAgcttctgtctgcagctctctgcagctgctgactgaGTCTGGGCTGTGGAGGCTGTACCCCCACTCTGTGCTGGCTCTGACTGATCAGGGGAGAAAAACACTTTGAGACGGCGCTGCAGAGGATGATTGATTCCGATCGGCCCTCTGCGTCCCACAGGACGGCGGCTTGAATCGATCAATACGAGCAGCCTCCATGTATTCATAAAGAACTGTGTGCTGCAGGACGAGGCTTCACAGCCTGGACTCCATTTCCATGACGACAGTTTCAGACTGAGGCCTATCAAATAGTAATGAAAGGGAAAACAGGTGTTACAGTGAAAATTAATAAATCAGGCAGGATAAATAATTCAAACGGGCAGGCAGCACGGGCTGGTTCTGTTGAAACGTTTCTAACATGAAGGTTAAAAGTTCTTGAAGCTGCTGAGCTCCAGTCTTTCTGCATTTTGGATGTTTTGTCTTCACTGTCGAACTCACAGTGATTGTTAAAGAACTGCTTCTAGCAACTAAACAGGACTATATGTGatgccctcaagtggacactggaggaacagcatgctaactgctacatgctaactgtCAGAGCCTTTAGCAGCTCCTGAGGACTCTGACTAAGGTCTAAGAGTCTAAGTGTTTGTCAGCTGGTCATTCAGTCCTCCCTCGACTGGATCAGTGAAAAAAGTTTCTGTCACTGCTGAAGTGTGGCGTAAgctcaaactgtgtgtgtgtgtttgtttgtctgtgtgtgtgtgtgtgtgtgtgtgtgtgtgtgtggtcctgtcATGACAGTGTGTCTGCAAATAGCAGAGATGAAGAACAAACAGGATGTGCTGAATCCTcaagctgctgagctgcagctcagtgtgtgtgtgttttgtctttgtctgtctgtctgtctatcactGTGGACATGTGTCTCAGGTAtgaggacatgtcctctgacagAGAATGTTTCTAAGGGTTCAGACCTGTTTGAGGGTCCCGAGAGTTTACTGAGTCAGCAAAAGTCCTGACAGAGAtataagagtgtgtgtgtgtcacagtgaagaGAAACAAATTGGATGTATGAGGGAAGCTGCCGGGTGGCAAAGAGCTGCAGCCTCGGCACTTTTCTACCATAAAAACTCCGTCCTTCTACATCATGTCggacactcctcctcctccacctcctcctcttcctctgcctcctcttcctcctcctcctcctcctcctctgccgcctcctcctccacctccgcctcctcttcctcctcctcctcctcctcctcctcctcctcttctttttctacatgtctttttgtttgctctccctcttctttcctctcttctttcctcccccctcttcctcttcctcctctctttgttgTGTTCTCCTGCTGCACATTTGATCTAATGCTGCTTGTCAAAACGCTGCCTGCCTCTATGACTTAACTGTGGTGGaagcaggatgaggaggaggtggaggaggagaaggaggaggagagggaaatgAAGAAGAACCCCGGCAGGACATGGGATGGAAGGAGGAAGACAGAGTGTATCAGTGGAGGAATGAGGGGCAGTGTGCAGCTTCGGAGGGGAGGACAGTGAGTTTATGGtcttgaggaggaggaggtgcaggggaTGAAGATGGATGTAGGGTTGTTCCAGGACACCCTGTTTTAAATAGACGCCACAGCATCGACCGATCAGTTCGTCTACAGCTGCCGtaaatcctgctgcagctcagccgCCCTGCAGGCCAAgctatcaacacacacacattctcatgcATATATACTGCAGCTGTCCTGCTTTATGGCTGCATATACGGCTTATATACTGTGCGTCAGGCTGAAGAGTGGCCTGTGTTTAAATATCAGGTCGTCAAACGAGACGAagatgtgaaataaataaataaataaataaaattcaatCACTAGTTACTTAAACTTTGTAAGAGTGCTTCACCCGACAATAAAAACAGGAATCAAACCCTGAGTCGGACATGTTCACACTCTGACTCCTTCAAACCTGCCCTGAatatctgtttatttttaacttccAACGTCTGAAAGAAAGAACATGGAGCCTGATGGTTACACCCTGATGGTACCTGGTGAAGGTGCAAAGCATCCTGGGTAGAGAAACTGATTGTGAGTCAACGCCCTCTGAAGTCATGGGCTGTGTTCTCACTCACTCCCCACATGTGGACTTCAGTGTCGAGCAGTGAACTTgccatgaaaacatttttggaCATGTAGACTCCACCTCCCTCATTTTATGTCACGGTTAATGACGTCATCactgtcgcaaattaaacgagccgatctctgccggctaaaagtagcgaccatcggatggacatgatgcattgtgggatacattgagggcccgatatggggtctataatttctcactaagaattcggacagccCTACAACATGGTGTAGGCTCTGTgtagggccatatatagtgatcaGGGAGTGACTTCAGACACAGCTATGGaaacagatctgtgtgtgtgtgtggaggaacaggtggtggctctctctctgtctctgcaggagtGTCAGTGtcactcgccccctcccatcggAGGGAGTCCCTCTCTGGCACGGTGACCACTTCCTGCAGCTCACACCTCTCTTCCTGTTCACGACACGCCGCTCGCTCGCCAACACGGACACTTACACAACCTCCGACACCTgcctctccctgcctctctctgcctccctctgcctctccctgcctctctctgcctctctctgcctcccccctgcctctctctgcctccccctgcctccccctgcctctctctgcctctccctgcctctctctgcctccccctgcctctccttgcctctctctgcctccccctgcctctctctgcctctccttgcctctctctgcctccccctgcctctctctgcctctccttgcctctctctgcctccccctgcctctccctgcctctctttCTGCGTGGTGTTGATCTTCATGAATGAAAGTGATACACAGAGAAGTAAAATATAGCGATCGGTGTGATGACGGAGCTGCAGACCCACAATGGTCTTTAAATGGCACAGATTGCACGATGTGACTCATCGAACTCACAAAGTCATCACAGGAAATTTCTCCATAAAATTTGGGTCAAATGcagattttgttttgtaaataagTATTTTCAAAAGCTCAAAATACGAAGAGTTAGAGTTcttcagatattaaactgaagTCCAGCTGAAGGTGCCTGAACAGAGGAACCATTGGTGTGAGCATGCCGAGTAGAGTCCTCCTCCCGCTGACTTCCTGCTTAgtgaatgaatcaataaatTTACTTTTACAATTTATGCATTCAAATCTGTGAGCATAAATTGGAACTCACTTatagctgtgtgtctgcagccacacacacacacacagagtatatACAGTGTCCCTCTATaggcctccctccctctgcagtGTGTAATTTATCACCTCGCTCTATCAGTGTGTCACTTTATAGAGGCTGAATGAATCCCTCTGCACTAAAACTGCTGctgcaaactgtgtgtgtgtgtgtaggctttATATCTTTGTCGTGTCACTGAAGTTCACGTCTGACATCTATTTCATCACGTGTGATGTGACACTGTAACCTTGGCGACCGCTGGGTTTTCGtatctgctgcagtctgtagtTTTGCCCCCCTCTCTGCTTCGTTTCTCGGGCCGTGGGTTTGacggtgtttttgttttggacGGCGCTCTGCAGCTCGTCCTTCAGCCGTCTCCATTCCCACCTTTCGTCAGAAGTCACATCACAGCTTCCCCGTTGGCTGCTGCCATGCTGGTTAGTCAGAACAACTTCTTGGCAACCGAACAAGGGATTTTCTCTGCAACTTTCACACATGATGAATCATGTTTCACTTCCTCCAGAGTTGCCTGCATCAGCGGACATTTTATCTTCTGCTACATACTCGTGTGTcatacctgctgctgctttattcttttttaattgtttgGTATGAAAATGAAACAAGACGAGGGCGGCTCAAGGAAACAGTTTGATCAGCAGCGAGAGTAAATTAAGAAAACCTCCAGTCTGACTCTGCGGCGCAGACTCccacatgctgctgctcagatgcCTCGATGTCGTGATTATCCGCTCCACACAGCCagtgtccacagacacacaaactaacTCAAGCAGCACAGTGTCTGCAGAAAGTTCAGAACGCTTCCTCACAAATTAATGACACATgctgctcatcatcatcatctaacagagaggaggaggagtggctgGCTGGAGCTGTGCTTTCTTTTTGTTGGGTTCGGTTGGAGTCGGGCCTGCTGACCGCACAGCGCAGGTTGATGCTTCTCCGTGTCTCTGCAGCGTTGAGCTTCCTGAGGGTCCCTGCTGTGTATCATCAGCACGAAGAAATGAGACGTGTGAGATGTTTCACCAGTGAACAGCTTGACCGCCCCGCAGGACTCATCCAGCCCCTCTGTAAactctgctctctgtttctttctgctgtaCACATGTATGATGCTGTTGGAGGGGTGATGaggtggttaccatggtaacccagGCTCAGCTGTGCCCAGACCCAATCAAAGAGTGCAGAAAAAAGGTCTGATGGGGTTCCGCCCACAACGTCCATATCAGATGGGTGTGGGTGTGTCACACGTgaagaaacatattttataTCAGTTATTTTCATGTGTCCGGCCTCCATACTTGTACAGACGTGTTGTGACCTGCTGGTGTTGCAGCCCTTCGGTCTCaggttacatttaaaatgttcattAAGGCTGCATCACGCTGTCTGCAGGTTCTTCCGTACCGTGGGTATATATTTACTCTAcatgtgcgtgcgtgtgcgtaGGCGTtcaatatgtgcatgtgtggcaGCGGCGGCGTTTGGCGCCACGAGAACAAGACATATGGTGCTGTTCACATGCTAGGAGGAAGGTCAGTcccaaagagaggaggaaggaggaggcacGAAGCCAAGATGGAGGCAACGAGTGGAGGGTTCCGtttttaagattttattttagcAGCAGGTCTGACTGGTGGAATGTCATGATACCTTCTGATATCTGTTCACTCCCTGTTTTAAATCGAACTTTGCTGTGAGAGTAACTGTGGAAACAGGTCAGGTGGCCCTGAGCTCTGCGAGCTTTTTATGGACACATTTACATGAGCGGACCTAAACCGCTCCCTGTGGACTCCACATGTCTCCACAGGAGTTTAACTTTTAAAATCTTTGGCTGAACTCTGAGGTCAAACCTGAGCCCGCCGTCAGTCTTTCTGAATTGAAGTTTCTCTTGTAAAAGTTCAGCTCGGTGTTCCTGAGGCCTGTGAGGGAGCAGCTTTGCTTGTTTTGGTCTAACCTTTCCTTCAGCGCCGTTTTCAGACAAATTATGAACATTCTGCTAAAGACAAATAACGGCGATGCTGCCGTGACCTTTACTGTTCCTCAGAGGAAGATTTCAGCTTTGATTCCATCTTTATCTGCTCTGGTCAGAGGAACGCCGCTCTGCTCGTACTGCGCTAGTCTGAATGACCTTCAGGTGTTCTGCAGAATCCAGTTtgaaatgttgttttgtgtgtctttgtgtgaccTCACTGCTGGCCTGTCCAGTCAGGTATAATATGacaccagcagcagagcagaggtaaCAGCTTCATGGATTTAGGAACAATAATCCATTTTGCTGCAATGCCACTGCAATGCAACACCCTTTGTCTTATTCAGGGatgctccgtgtgtgtgtgtgtgtgtgtgtaaatggacAAATATTTGAGGGGGATGGATGAAAAGGGCGACGCTGTCGTGAGGATAACTGATGATGAAGGACGGTGCCTGGCCGTaacctctgctgttttccatgtTTGTTCATTAATGCGATCACAAACGAGGCTGGCAGCCGCAGCTCTCACCTCGCCTGACCTCCGCTGAGAAGCTGACGTTTCAGTTTTTCGCCTCTGATTCACGTCCTCCTGGTTTCCCCTCCTCGCTGGCGACTGGAAGTGATTCATTTGACTGTGACAGAGCAGCAAacggctgcagacacacacagtcagagacacTTCCACCTGAAGCAGAATAGAAACAGCAGCATTCTGGACAAAGACGACCTGTAAGCGCTGTGACGGAGTAAGCAGCTGGATTTACACATCAGTCATGGAGTTAAGGTCATTGGTGGGTTCTGCTGCCCTCTACTGATCCAACACAATGACCAAAACTGGTTTAAGTCTGTGTTTGAATTTTAACTGCAACAAAGAACTAGAGCTAAATAAACcacaataatataaaataataaataaaaccataaCAAAAGTATTTAATGTGACTGTGTTGCAGCTCCATGGACCAGCCATCATGATCCTCGGCCCGTCGCTGCTCCCCTGCATTCAGATTCGGCCCCGTCCTCGGCTTCAGCGCCTCCTGTCGGAGTTCTGGGCTAATGGCGGCGCGGCGTCGTGCAGATACCTTGGCACAGATGGCCACGCCCCTCGGCCCGTGATTGGTCAGGACTCGGTGGAGGTGTTGGGCCACTCGTACCCCCGCGATGTCTTCACCAACGTCACTCCGAAGATTTTGGCCAAAGTCGGATGCAACCTTCACAACCAGCCGCATCATCCGCTGTGGCTGATCAAAGAGCGAATCAAAGCTCACTTCTACAGGTCAGTGAGGCCGTCAGCCAATCAGGTGTCAACAGCTGGAGGGAAGAAGGGCctgatcgtgtgtgtgtgtgtgttgtattaattgctgctctgctgtgaaacCTCATCAGACTGCCAGtgatactcacacacacacacacacacacacagcagtgagcaCATTAATGCTGCATTAATAAGTCATTAGGCAGTCAGTGGGGGTCTGGGGGCTGACGGAGGTTTATGACTCTGCCATTTCACAGGTCGTGAACTTTAGTCTTTGGAGGAGCCTCTGTGCTCTGATAgcagcaggacagcagctgatgaggaggcctgagggctgctgggaacTTTGGAACAAGGAAACTTGATCACAGTGACTTTTAGTCACAGTTATCTCTCCCTGATGTGTCTTCAAACTGAACAATGACTCAAATCATTTATATGtgacttgttttgtttctttatctGTTGTTGCTGAGCTGGAACTGCTGTTCTGTTCTCTCCAGTAACATCACCCAAATATTCAGTTCACACGCTGCACCACAGACGGTGAACTGTTTCCAGTGGAGACGCTGAAATCTGCAGATATTTGGCATGTTTATTGATCATATTTGTAACCTGAATCATTTTTGATGTGAACAGCAGTCTGAGGTGTTTCTCTGTTCGTCCACAGCGCCTACACCGGCCGCTGGGGGAACCCGCTCTTCTCCGTCCATGACAACCTGAGCCCCGTGGTCACCGTGGAGCAGAACTTTGACaggtcagcaggaaggttcctgTTCTCTGGGAGGATTCCTGCAGTGAAGATGTTTCTGTAAAGATTAAAACACAGACTTCTGCTCTGACtctgtttgactgacagcttgCTGATCCCGCCCGACCACCCCAGCAGGAAACAAGGAGACAACTATTACCTGAACAGGTGAgggcctccatcagcagccacGATGCAGCTGTGCTGAACGCCGTCCTGCGGCCGCGTGTGTCTGTAACACACGtctgtgtttgctgtggtgtgtgagCAGGACGACGATGCTGCGCGCTCACACGTCCGCCCACCAGAGGGAGCTGGTCAGGTCAGGTCTGGATGCCTTCCTGCTGGCGGGAGACGTCTACAGGCGGGACGAGATCGACGCCAGTCACTACCCCGTCTTCCACCAGATGGAGGGAGTGCGGCTCTTCTCCAACCACGAGGTACGAGACACCGCGTTTTCATCTGTGACAcgcctgacccctgacctctgccctttgacccctgacctctgaccccacaCGTCTCTCAGCTCTTCTCTAAAGTGCGGAGCGGCGAGGAGCTGTCCCTGTTTGAGCGGGGAGGCCGCCGCACTCctcagaaacaggaagtccacacCCTGGAGGCGGTGAAGCTGGTGGAGTTCGACCTGAAACAGACTCTGACCCGACTCGTCACCACGCTGTTCGGAGCAGGTGAGACCCCTGCACTGATCCACACCTTCGTCACCTtctgcctcctccagctcattTTCCTCCTTGTTTCTCTTGTCCTGTTCTCCTTCTGTCGCACCGTCTTgcattcttcctctcctcttctcatcatcttcttccacctcctcatcaTGGCGTCTTTCAcctcctttctttccttctcttcctcacaCCTGTTTCTGTTCTATATTCCACTCTtgtcctcctcatcttcctccttccaccatcgtcctctgtgtctcctcttcatcctcatacCTCTGTTCCTCAGATCTGGAGGTCAGATGGGTCGACTGTTACTTCCCCTTCACACATCCCTCCTTTGAGATGGAGGTGCTCTTCCAGGGCGACTGGATGGAGGTTCTGGGCTGTGGAGTGATGGAGCAGGAGCTGCTGAACTCCggtcagaaaacacacacacacacacacacacacactcacacactctctgacctgcagtgtgtttttctgctgaagCATGAATTGTCCTCAAGTCGGCAGTGACCCACAGTTGAGGTGCAGACTGGGAGTTTTGAATGTGTGGGAGGTGGACGGAGGAAACAGAGCTGCTGGGTTTATTcgtatgttttattttcctgaGCGATCGTTGTAATCTTTATCTCCATCGTCtgcagaacatgtgtgtgtttgtgtgtttgcctctgACAGTGTGAGTGTTGTGTTGATGGACGTCACTATAGTGGAGTAAAGAACAGTATTTGGTATATTAATCATACAGGAGTGTCCAAACAAGCAAGACCTCCAGtgaactctgctgctgctgctgtgtcagaggCTGCACTGAACTGGATGTGTTGTACAGGCAGGaaaatagcacacacacacacacacacacactgaggctgtTTGTATAAACATTCAGGTCAGTGATTGATTTGTTGATTTGTCCAGCCGGGGGTTTAGTGCCGTTCAGCCTCTCAGGATGTCTGACCTGTCACATAGATgtgaactgcacacacacacacttacacacacacacacacacactttcctacTACAGAACAAACTCCACAACATAAAATGCagcctttccctctctctctctcagtctgtgtCTCTCGCCCCTCGCTCTCTTTACTGTCAGCCTGCTAAGTGGCTAACTTGCTGCTTTGCCCTTGAACAAAGCTGTAGCGCCGCGCTCCACTTCACTGCTGCTTGTTCCAATCAATAATACATGCTTTAAGACGCAAAGAGCGGCCGGATCACACCACcacgctctgtgtgtgtgtgtgtggacatggttCATCTGTTAATGCACTTAAGAATGCTGCACCCTAAGGTCAGGGCTcatggtgcacacacagacagagggatcACATCACAGTCAGCACTGTCAGCTGAAACAGCttttaaatcataaaaacacattttaaaacatataaaaataaagagtttttacttaagtaaaaacataaagtcctgtcctcctcagcagccagcaggacgccatgatggagccacatgtgagcagcagtcacatgaccaacactcagagagtctctgtctgtcctgcagcttcctgcagctgatttctgtctgaatacctgagtgattctgcacacaaacacacacagagttaaatATGCTCAACTATTAAAATATGCCGTCTTGGGGCATCTGTTGTACAGCCCCATACTCGAGCAGAGGTCGGACAGGGCTGCAGAGTGCCTGACAGATGTTAGTTCAGCTGCAGCATGCTTTATACATGTGTGCAGCGCTGCGTATGCTTTGTCGAGTGTTTTTAAGGAGCTGTTTAAACCCACTGTGTTCCACAGCCACATCCTTCAACATGTAGTATGACAGCATCAGATACTTCTTCCCCTCGTCTTGACTCCTTTGCATATCGTGTGGCATTTGTAACGtctgaagaaagaagaaatagTTCTTCTGCAGTGTTTACACCTGACTTCTTTCTGTTCTCATCTCTTCATCTGCATCGAACCCAAAATGTGCAGCTCGGGTCGATTGGCT
This portion of the Parambassis ranga chromosome 20, fParRan2.1, whole genome shotgun sequence genome encodes:
- the LOC114452861 gene encoding phenylalanine--tRNA ligase, mitochondrial-like, yielding MILGPSLLPCIQIRPRPRLQRLLSEFWANGGAASCRYLGTDGHAPRPVIGQDSVEVLGHSYPRDVFTNVTPKILAKVGCNLHNQPHHPLWLIKERIKAHFYSAYTGRWGNPLFSVHDNLSPVVTVEQNFDSLLIPPDHPSRKQGDNYYLNRTTMLRAHTSAHQRELVRSGLDAFLLAGDVYRRDEIDASHYPVFHQMEGVRLFSNHELFSKVRSGEELSLFERGGRRTPQKQEVHTLEAVKLVEFDLKQTLTRLVTTLFGADLEVRWVDCYFPFTHPSFEMEVLFQGDWMEVLGCGVMEQELLNSAGAGNKLGWAFGLGLERLAMVLYGIPDIRLFWSQDERFLKQFRVQDIQQPVRFQALSKYPPLHNDISFWLPHGSESEAGRESFTENDFYDLVRSIGGDLVEKVTLLDDFTHPKTGRRSQCYRIIYRHMERTLTQQEVRLVHQQIEHTAERELGVQGRY